Proteins from a genomic interval of Caldicellulosiruptor diazotrophicus:
- the cmr3 gene encoding type III-B CRISPR module-associated protein Cmr3: protein MMLKFELKPFDVLFFGSGKPFNRGDDSSSIFPPLSHTIAGAISKKITTFFKIDSSKAIKYIYGPFIKRLTVTSNEETIFFSIPSNIYTARKEDNSNFFCILNPLENQALKLFSPQNTNKPNTISTFCVYTKDETEIEPFTGFISIKYLNHWLDGSLENKLSDTHNDIENKRNIIKLDEICQNDERIGIKINYKQGTVEKENGVFRVSFKKLKIEPAEEFSFVVWVEFNLEDENLKKANLGHDQIKAIFEKQPRVLKVGGESKTVFYEIEEVSFFDEIKELLEIENTFVGFLKFENNSLSIFPEKIIKIEKGEKVQILFLTQGVFDNFLPDFLNRCGFRTISMTMNSCLNVTLYSSKSTRFFSKAIPAGTVIWAVAEKDIEISSENTSSLSKNSFIGSNLVLIRKEKMKK from the coding sequence ATGATGTTAAAATTTGAACTCAAACCATTTGATGTCTTGTTTTTTGGAAGTGGAAAACCTTTTAACAGGGGAGATGATTCAAGCTCAATCTTTCCCCCGCTTTCGCATACCATTGCTGGAGCAATATCAAAAAAAATTACAACTTTTTTCAAGATAGACTCTTCAAAAGCGATAAAATATATATATGGTCCTTTTATAAAAAGGCTTACAGTAACATCAAATGAGGAAACCATATTTTTTTCTATACCTTCGAATATATACACTGCAAGAAAAGAAGATAACTCTAATTTTTTCTGCATATTAAATCCGTTGGAAAATCAAGCTTTGAAATTATTTTCTCCTCAAAATACTAATAAGCCAAATACAATCTCTACATTTTGTGTTTACACTAAAGATGAAACTGAAATTGAACCTTTTACTGGATTTATTTCAATAAAATATTTAAACCATTGGTTAGACGGTTCGTTAGAAAATAAACTTTCAGATACGCATAATGACATTGAAAATAAAAGAAACATTATCAAGCTTGATGAGATATGTCAAAACGATGAGAGAATTGGTATAAAAATAAATTATAAACAGGGAACTGTTGAAAAAGAAAATGGTGTTTTTAGAGTATCTTTTAAAAAACTCAAAATTGAGCCTGCAGAAGAGTTCTCGTTTGTTGTGTGGGTGGAATTTAATCTTGAAGATGAAAATCTCAAAAAAGCTAATTTAGGACATGACCAAATAAAAGCTATCTTTGAAAAACAACCACGTGTGCTAAAAGTTGGCGGTGAGTCAAAAACAGTATTTTATGAGATTGAAGAAGTTTCGTTTTTTGATGAAATAAAAGAGCTTCTTGAAATTGAAAATACTTTTGTTGGATTTTTAAAGTTTGAAAATAATAGTTTATCAATATTTCCTGAAAAAATTATAAAAATTGAAAAAGGCGAAAAAGTTCAAATTTTATTTCTTACGCAGGGGGTATTTGATAACTTTTTGCCAGATTTTCTCAATAGATGTGGCTTTAGAACTATAAGCATGACAATGAACAGTTGTCTCAATGTAACACTATATTCATCAAAAAGTACAAGATTTTTCTCAAAAGCAATTCCAGCTGGTACAGTAATCTGGGCAGTTGCTGAAAAAGATATTGAAATTTCATCAGAAAATACTTCATCTTTGTCAAAAAATAGCTTTATTGGTTCAAATCTTGTGCTAATTAGAAAGGAGAAAATGAAAAAATGA